Proteins from a single region of Apium graveolens cultivar Ventura chromosome 7, ASM990537v1, whole genome shotgun sequence:
- the LOC141672821 gene encoding uncharacterized protein At4g28440-like, protein MASNTNQQQEGSISGAPLKRKPVFVKVNELKPGTKGHNLTVKVVSSTTVLDKKSIRSSGNTRIAECLIGDDTASILFTARNDQVDLMKPGTTVIIRNSKIDMFKGSMRLAVDKWGRVEVTEPAKFDVKEDNNLSLVEYELVNVEV, encoded by the exons AAGCATCAGCGGCGCTCCATTAAAGAGAAAGCCAGTGTTTGTGAAAGTGAATGAATTGAAACCAGGCACTAAAGGCCACAATTTGACTGTCAAAGTTGTGTCTTCAACAACTGTTTTGGATAAGAAATCCATCCGTTCTTCTGGTAATACTCGTATTGCTGAGTGTCTTATTGGTGACGATACTGCCTCTATTCTCTTCACTGCTCGTAACGACCAAG TTGACTTAATGAAGCCTGGAACTACAGTTATAATACGTAATTCCAAGATTGACATGTTCAAGGGTTCTATGAGGCTAGCTGTTGACAAGTGGGGCCGCGTGGAAGTCACTGAACCTGCAAAATTTGATGTCAAAGAAGATAACAATCTGTCACTAGTTGAGTATGAGTTGGTTAACGTTGAAGTGTGA